The Solibacillus sp. FSL R7-0668 genome includes the window TTGAAATGGATTTAAATTACGACATTCGTTTAGAAGAAGCATTTATAAAGCAATATTACGAAGAACATTTTTGATGCAATCCCCCAAATTGAAGAGTGGTAAATTTGCCATGAAAATACCTAGATGGTTTGGCGGTGAAACTTACCACCTTATTTTACCATCAACAACAAACGTTAGAACCACTTGGGTTCCAGCACTTTTTCAACTGGTAAGTTTGCTTCTAAAATACCTAGATAGTTTGGCGGCGAAACTTACCACCTTATTTTACCATCAACAACAAACGTTAGAGCCACTTGGGTTCCAGCACTTTTTCAACTGGTAAGTTTACACCTTAAATACCTAGATAGTTTGGCGGCGAAACTTACCACCTTTTTTCAACCACACCAAACCTCATCTAGCCTCAGATGTTTGTTCATCCAAAAAAAATTAATTTTTTTTATAAAAAGTTGATTTTTGCTATTAAAATCTATTAAATCATTGAGTAGAATGTTTTCACTTTTAGCTAAAAGTATTTTTTACCACTAAACTTTACAGGAGGAAAACATTCTATGAAAATTGATCGTAAATTTGATAATGTCGCACCCGTAACTGCTATTCGTGTCACTCTTGAAGTGTTATTTGACACATTTATCGCTCAGTATTATTCTGAAGATAAGGTGATTTCTACTGCATCTTCTTTTGTGAAGGAGGATGCATAAAATGAAATATGCAATCTATATTCGAATCAATACAGCAACAGACAATGAAAATGTGTCTATCACGAATCAAGTTACGCTCTTTGAAAACTTCATGAAGAAAAACGGCATAGAGCTTTATAAAATTTATTCCGATATCGCAGGTGGTTCAACTTTAGAGCGTGAAGGCATTCAACAATTGATGACAGATGCCAAGAAGAAAAAATTTGAAGGCGTTATCGTACAAGATTTAACTCGCATCTCGCGATTAGGTCATTTAACTCAATTAGTAACTGACGTTTTAAATACTAATCAAATTAAGTTAATTACTTTATCAGAGTTAAATACTGATAATTACCCGACACTAGCAGGTTTTATTAACGATACTAGTAATACGAGCGTAATGGATTATATACACCTAAATTCAAAGCGTTGTGCTATCTATGTCCGTACACCCAAGGATTCAAGTGAACATTTGATTTCAAATCAAATTAACCAGTTGAATAAACTTGCTGATGTTCTTAAATTAGAAATTGATAGTATCTACATCGATGAAGGTTCAGGTTCCGAATTAAATCGAGAAGGTCTCCAAAAACTAATGTCTGATGCCCATGATAAAAAATTTGATGTGGTACTTGTACAAGGGCTATCACGCGTTTCACGTAATGCAGCAACAACTAAACAATTTATCAACTTATTGAATACTAATGAAATTGAGTTGCTATCTTTTGATGCTCAAAAAATTCAATTTTTAAATGATATGTTCGAACATTCAAGTAATCTTCCAATTATGGAGGATGGCCGACATGTTTAAGCGAAAAAAAGGAAAAAAGAAGTTACGGGTTGTAGCTTATGTTCGTGTATCGACGAAATACGAAAGTCAGCAAACATCCATTTCTGCTCAAATCGCAATGATTAAAAATTTCGCAGATGAAATGGGTTGGGAACTTGTAGAAATTTATATTGATATCGAATCCGGAGCAAAGTCAAATCGTGAAGGTATTCAAAAATTGATGACAGATGCCAAAAACAAAAAATTTGATGTAGTTGTGACCAAAGAGTTCTCTCGAGTATCG containing:
- a CDS encoding recombinase family protein, which gives rise to MKYAIYIRINTATDNENVSITNQVTLFENFMKKNGIELYKIYSDIAGGSTLEREGIQQLMTDAKKKKFEGVIVQDLTRISRLGHLTQLVTDVLNTNQIKLITLSELNTDNYPTLAGFINDTSNTSVMDYIHLNSKRCAIYVRTPKDSSEHLISNQINQLNKLADVLKLEIDSIYIDEGSGSELNREGLQKLMSDAHDKKFDVVLVQGLSRVSRNAATTKQFINLLNTNEIELLSFDAQKIQFLNDMFEHSSNLPIMEDGRHV